A genomic stretch from Marinobacter fonticola includes:
- a CDS encoding SurA N-terminal domain-containing protein, with protein MLQDIRNNAQSTIAKIIIVLLVIGLSMFGVDAIIGGFAGEPEVATVNGQDITEREFTRTVQMQRQRQLAQMENADPSLLNEDQIRQNVLEGLIQEAVLTQDAQAQGLALSEQDVDQLITSMPQFQTNGQFSREAFTSAVRNLGMGVGEFREALGTQFMVNQIRSGILTSAIVNEQTAKDILRIQSQSRSFNTLRIPASAVADEVEVTEGDVEDYYDDNKSNFLQPQRLDVAYLVLSLDDLAEDVEISEQELRDYYDQQRANVGGEEQRRAAHILIESGDDAQAKLDEVQEKLASGEDFGELAEAYSADVASAEQGGDLGYAGQGVYDSAFEEALFSMDEGDVSEPVETQFGYHIIKLTDIRKTEGPSFEDQRETLRQQLAREKAGRRFSELRSQLADISYSEPSLEVPAEELGLDIQTREGVTREGAEAPLDHQGLVRQLFSEDVLSGDYNTEVIDVDNTTAVVAHVRENHTEEQLELAAVSDQIREQLTAQRISEALSARSEELVARLQDGDEPAEVAEDVGAEWTSHESVARNARDVEFDVLNAAFSMTRPADDKTTYDWVSGAQRSVIISLQSVQDGNVEGKDTEIQALTNFLANQRGQREYGAYAESLRSDADIERP; from the coding sequence ATGCTTCAAGATATCCGGAATAATGCCCAGAGTACGATTGCCAAAATCATCATTGTGCTGCTGGTAATCGGTCTGTCCATGTTCGGTGTGGATGCCATCATCGGCGGGTTCGCTGGGGAGCCTGAAGTTGCTACCGTTAACGGTCAGGACATCACCGAGCGTGAGTTTACCCGCACCGTACAAATGCAGCGCCAGCGGCAGTTGGCCCAAATGGAAAACGCTGATCCTTCGCTTTTGAACGAGGACCAGATTCGTCAGAACGTACTGGAGGGCCTGATCCAGGAGGCGGTGCTGACCCAGGACGCCCAGGCACAAGGTCTGGCACTGTCCGAGCAGGACGTTGACCAGCTAATTACCTCGATGCCCCAATTCCAAACGAATGGCCAGTTCAGCCGCGAAGCGTTTACCAGCGCCGTACGCAATTTGGGCATGGGCGTGGGAGAGTTCCGCGAAGCGCTAGGCACCCAGTTTATGGTGAACCAGATTCGTAGCGGCATCTTGACGAGCGCTATCGTCAACGAACAGACGGCCAAAGACATCCTGCGCATACAGTCGCAATCCCGGTCCTTTAATACACTGCGTATCCCTGCCTCGGCTGTTGCGGATGAGGTTGAGGTAACAGAGGGCGATGTCGAGGATTACTACGATGACAATAAGTCCAATTTCCTGCAGCCGCAGCGGTTGGATGTCGCTTATCTGGTCTTGTCTCTCGATGATTTAGCAGAGGATGTGGAAATCAGCGAGCAAGAGCTGCGCGACTACTATGACCAGCAGCGCGCCAACGTCGGGGGCGAAGAACAACGTCGCGCCGCGCATATCCTGATCGAATCCGGTGACGACGCTCAGGCCAAGCTGGACGAAGTGCAGGAGAAGCTGGCGTCGGGTGAAGACTTTGGCGAGCTGGCTGAGGCCTACTCGGCAGACGTGGCCTCCGCGGAGCAGGGCGGCGACCTGGGATACGCTGGTCAAGGCGTGTACGACAGCGCGTTTGAAGAGGCGCTGTTTAGCATGGACGAGGGCGATGTATCCGAACCCGTCGAGACGCAATTTGGCTATCACATCATCAAATTGACGGATATTCGCAAAACTGAAGGTCCGTCTTTCGAGGATCAGCGCGAGACGCTTCGTCAGCAGTTGGCCCGTGAAAAGGCTGGCCGCCGTTTCTCCGAATTACGCAGCCAGCTGGCTGATATTTCATATTCCGAGCCTAGCCTGGAAGTGCCGGCTGAAGAGCTGGGACTGGACATACAGACCCGTGAAGGCGTGACTCGCGAAGGCGCGGAAGCACCCTTGGATCACCAGGGTCTAGTGCGCCAGCTGTTTTCCGAGGATGTGCTCTCCGGTGACTACAACACCGAAGTTATCGACGTGGATAACACCACGGCTGTGGTCGCTCATGTGCGGGAGAATCATACGGAAGAGCAACTCGAGCTGGCCGCGGTTAGCGATCAGATTCGGGAGCAGCTCACAGCCCAGCGTATTAGCGAAGCACTGTCCGCACGAAGCGAAGAATTGGTGGCTCGCTTGCAGGACGGCGACGAACCGGCCGAGGTTGCCGAGGATGTCGGTGCCGAGTGGACTTCCCATGAGTCCGTGGCCCGTAACGCCCGCGATGTAGAGTTCGATGTCTTGAATGCAGCGTTCAGCATGACTCGTCCGGCTGACGACAAGACGACCTATGATTGGGTTAGCGGCGCACAGCGCTCGGTGATCATCAGCTTGCAGAGCGTGCAGGATGGTAACGTCGAAGGCAAGGATACGGAGATCCAGGCGTTGACGAACTTCCTCGCCAATCAGCGTGGGCAGCGTGAGTACGGCGCCTACGCAGAGTCATTGCGCAGTGACGCGGACATCGAACGTCCCTGA
- a CDS encoding HU family DNA-binding protein — MNKSELIDAIAESADISKAGAGRALDAMVASVTDALKKGDQVTLIGFGTFSVKERAARTGRNPQTGAEIKIPASKVPGFKAGKALKDAVK; from the coding sequence GTGAACAAGTCCGAACTTATCGATGCAATCGCAGAGTCAGCAGATATTTCCAAGGCCGGTGCAGGACGTGCCCTGGATGCTATGGTTGCCTCTGTCACCGACGCACTGAAAAAAGGTGATCAGGTTACCCTGATCGGCTTCGGTACATTCTCTGTAAAAGAGCGTGCAGCGCGTACCGGTCGTAACCCGCAGACTGGCGCTGAAATCAAGATTCCAGCCTCAAAGGTTCCTGGCTTCAAGGCAGGCAAGGCTCTGAAAGACGCCGTCAAGTAA